The following proteins are co-located in the uncultured Draconibacterium sp. genome:
- a CDS encoding MraY family glycosyltransferase has protein sequence MEILLILAAFILGFTIVIITVPPILRVAKAKRLYDSFDERKIHTQVVPPLGGIAIFIAFIISTIVASDGLTFFSLKYIIAAVMIMFFIGLKDDLLVISARKKLMIQIIAAILLITLGDIRFTNLHGILGTYQIHFFESFTITLFAIVGIINAFNLIDGIDGLASGLSMLAATVFGTWFYISGNYQLSIMSFALVGSVSAFFLYNVFGNTNKLFMGDTGSLIIGTIISILVIKFNELNISQQTLFYIGAAPSVSFAIIIVPLIDTLRVMSIRIRQKRSPFSPDNNHIHHRLLTLIPNHLKVTLIIVTVNVMLIAVALLFNHIGLNVNIQMVCIFLLGVALSFVPSILIKHKSIKKTTKAKIEYSKL, from the coding sequence ATGGAAATATTATTAATCCTCGCAGCATTCATTCTTGGTTTTACAATCGTAATTATTACCGTGCCTCCTATATTAAGGGTTGCAAAGGCTAAACGCTTATACGACTCTTTTGATGAGCGGAAAATACATACACAAGTAGTCCCTCCCCTAGGTGGAATTGCCATTTTTATTGCTTTCATAATTAGTACAATTGTGGCTTCTGATGGCTTAACTTTTTTTTCTCTAAAATACATTATAGCTGCCGTTATGATTATGTTTTTTATAGGATTAAAAGATGACCTGCTTGTTATTTCCGCACGTAAAAAACTGATGATACAAATTATTGCAGCCATACTTTTAATCACTCTGGGAGATATTCGGTTTACTAATTTGCATGGAATATTAGGCACCTATCAAATTCATTTTTTTGAGAGTTTTACAATAACATTATTTGCAATAGTGGGTATTATAAACGCGTTTAATCTGATTGATGGGATTGATGGTCTGGCATCGGGTCTTTCAATGCTGGCTGCTACTGTTTTTGGCACCTGGTTTTATATCAGTGGCAACTATCAACTATCGATAATGTCTTTTGCTCTTGTGGGCAGTGTATCCGCGTTTTTCCTTTACAATGTATTTGGCAATACCAATAAACTATTTATGGGAGATACAGGTTCATTGATTATTGGCACTATCATTTCAATATTAGTCATAAAATTTAATGAGCTTAATATTAGCCAACAAACATTATTTTACATTGGTGCTGCACCGTCTGTTTCGTTTGCTATCATTATTGTTCCGCTGATCGATACGCTACGGGTGATGTCGATCCGAATCAGACAAAAACGTTCACCGTTTTCTCCGGACAACAATCATATCCATCATCGGTTGCTGACTCTGATCCCCAATCACCTAAAAGTTACTTTAATAATCGTTACAGTAAATGTAATGTTAATTGCAGTAGCACTTCTTTTTAACCATATTGGACTTAATGTCAACATTCAAATGGTTTGTATTTTCTTATTGGGAGTCGCTTTATCGTTTGTTCCTTCCATACTGATTAAGCACAAATCAATTAAGAAAACGACCAAAGCAAAGATCGAGTACTCGAAGTTGTAA
- a CDS encoding DUF4199 domain-containing protein, whose amino-acid sequence MKSSLMYGIYLGIVSILLSVILYVFGFTFEKWVQYTSYPILIGGIVLAQLAYRKLLGGEMTYGQAIGVGTMTVIFSGVLSAVYTFLLYTVIDPSLLDQMKLFTEQQIVEQGKVPEEQLDMVVEMMTKFQKPWILTVSVIFMSGLMGLIFSLITGIFTKKNPSDEVPA is encoded by the coding sequence ATGAAATCATCCCTTATGTACGGGATTTATTTAGGTATTGTATCAATATTACTATCTGTTATACTCTATGTATTCGGATTTACTTTTGAAAAATGGGTTCAATACACCTCATATCCTATTCTTATCGGAGGTATCGTTTTGGCTCAGCTTGCATACCGAAAACTACTGGGTGGAGAAATGACCTATGGTCAGGCAATTGGCGTAGGTACTATGACTGTTATTTTCTCCGGAGTATTATCTGCTGTTTATACTTTCCTTTTATATACTGTTATCGATCCTTCCTTGCTGGATCAAATGAAGTTGTTCACAGAGCAACAAATAGTTGAGCAGGGTAAAGTTCCTGAAGAACAACTTGATATGGTGGTTGAAATGATGACAAAATTTCAAAAACCATGGATTCTAACCGTCTCTGTAATATTTATGAGTGGGTTAATGGGATTGATATTTAGTTTGATTACCGGCATTTTTACAAAAAAGAACCCAAGTGACGAAGTACCTGCATAG
- a CDS encoding glycosyltransferase family 2 protein — protein sequence MDISVVVPLFNEEESIPELTAWIKKVMEKNNFSYEIMMIDDGSRDSSWEIIEKLQNDNPLIKGIKFRRNYGKSAALFCGFEAAKGDVVITMDADLQDSPDEIPELYRMIKEDGFDLVSGWKKKRFDPVFTKNIPSKLYNWTVRRMTGIKLHDMNCGLKAYRKNVIKSIEVYGEMHRYIPVLAKWAGYKNIGEKVVVHAERKYGVTKFGLERFVRGPLDLMSVTFISRFVKRPMHFFGILGALIFFVGLLAAAYLGVQKIIQLNHGITGHLITDSPYFYIALTSMIIGAQFFMGGFLGELVSRSSSERNKYQIEVKTFK from the coding sequence ATGGATATTTCCGTAGTTGTACCTCTATTTAACGAGGAGGAGTCGATTCCTGAATTGACTGCCTGGATAAAAAAAGTAATGGAGAAAAATAATTTCAGCTATGAAATTATGATGATCGATGATGGAAGTCGCGATAGTTCGTGGGAAATCATCGAAAAATTACAAAACGACAATCCACTAATAAAAGGAATAAAATTCAGGCGCAATTACGGAAAATCAGCTGCTCTTTTTTGTGGTTTCGAAGCCGCCAAAGGTGATGTTGTAATTACCATGGATGCCGACCTGCAGGACAGTCCCGATGAAATTCCGGAATTGTACAGAATGATTAAAGAGGATGGTTTCGACCTGGTTTCGGGGTGGAAGAAAAAACGATTCGATCCTGTTTTCACGAAAAACATACCCAGTAAACTTTACAACTGGACTGTTCGCCGGATGACGGGCATTAAACTGCACGATATGAACTGCGGGTTAAAAGCCTATCGGAAAAATGTGATAAAAAGCATTGAAGTTTATGGCGAAATGCACCGCTATATTCCGGTGCTTGCCAAATGGGCCGGTTACAAAAACATTGGAGAAAAAGTAGTTGTACATGCCGAGCGTAAATACGGTGTTACCAAATTTGGCCTCGAACGTTTTGTGCGCGGCCCGCTCGATTTAATGTCGGTTACTTTTATTTCGCGCTTTGTAAAACGCCCAATGCACTTTTTTGGAATTTTAGGTGCCCTCATCTTTTTTGTAGGGCTTTTGGCTGCAGCTTATCTGGGAGTACAAAAAATAATTCAGCTTAATCATGGAATTACAGGGCATCTGATTACAGACAGTCCCTACTTTTACATTGCGCTCACTTCAATGATTATTGGAGCACAATTTTTTATGGGAGGCTTCCTTGGAGAATTGGTTTCGCGCAGTTCGAGCGAACGTAACAAATACCAAATTGAAGTAAAAACTTTCAAATAG
- a CDS encoding class I SAM-dependent methyltransferase, with protein MNKFDISIQKFDQFASEYATRFKNIDAYSKHFEKFCELTNQQNPAVLELACGPGNVTRYLKQTFHSPQIIAIDLAPAMIKIARENVEDVDFRIMDVRNILTLDQQFDCIMCSFCLPFLSKNDSFKLIADCSKKLKSNGVLYISTMEGDESKAGFESTRFSGNSKVYFNYHKKTDLQNALLQNGFKTEYTIEQDYAEQDGRLTTDLIFIAKKV; from the coding sequence ATGAACAAATTTGATATATCCATACAAAAGTTTGATCAGTTTGCCTCTGAATATGCCACAAGATTCAAGAACATTGACGCTTATTCTAAACATTTCGAAAAGTTTTGTGAATTAACAAACCAACAAAACCCGGCTGTCCTGGAACTGGCTTGCGGGCCGGGAAATGTAACTAGGTATTTAAAACAGACATTCCATTCTCCACAAATTATTGCGATCGACCTGGCCCCTGCCATGATTAAAATTGCACGAGAAAATGTAGAAGATGTGGATTTCAGAATAATGGATGTCAGGAATATACTGACTCTCGACCAACAATTTGATTGTATAATGTGTTCGTTTTGTTTGCCCTTTTTATCAAAGAACGATTCATTTAAATTAATTGCTGACTGTTCAAAAAAGCTAAAAAGTAACGGCGTTTTGTACATCAGTACAATGGAGGGAGACGAATCGAAAGCAGGTTTTGAATCAACCCGTTTTTCAGGTAACTCAAAAGTGTATTTCAATTACCACAAAAAAACAGATTTACAAAATGCACTTTTGCAAAATGGTTTTAAAACTGAATATACGATTGAGCAGGATTACGCAGAACAGGATGGCAGACTTACCACCGATTTGATTTTTATCGCAAAAAAAGTTTAA
- a CDS encoding ABC transporter ATP-binding protein: MIKTTDLTKVFRTDEIETSALNKVNLHVKKGEFVAIMGPSGCGKSTLLNIIGLLDNPSGGEYYFDGKKVGQLKERNRTILRKGNIGFVFQSFNLIDELSVYENVELPLIYLKLKARERKEMVEKVLDRMKIGHRKKHFPQQLSGGQQQRVAIARAVVANPKLILADEPTGNLDSKNGLEVMNLLTELNQEGTTIVMVTHSLRDSEYAHRIINLFDGMVITQEVKKELREILL, encoded by the coding sequence ATGATAAAAACAACCGACCTCACAAAAGTATTCCGTACCGATGAAATTGAAACCAGTGCTTTAAACAAGGTAAACCTGCATGTAAAAAAAGGTGAATTTGTGGCAATCATGGGTCCCTCGGGATGCGGAAAATCAACTCTTCTAAACATTATCGGGCTTCTTGACAATCCATCGGGAGGAGAATATTATTTCGACGGGAAAAAAGTTGGGCAGCTAAAAGAGCGCAACCGCACAATATTGCGAAAAGGAAACATTGGTTTTGTTTTCCAGAGTTTTAACCTGATTGATGAACTTAGTGTTTATGAAAACGTGGAACTCCCCTTAATTTATTTAAAGCTGAAAGCCCGCGAACGGAAGGAAATGGTTGAAAAAGTGCTGGACCGAATGAAAATCGGGCACCGCAAAAAACATTTCCCGCAGCAACTTTCAGGAGGACAGCAACAACGTGTAGCCATTGCACGCGCAGTTGTGGCAAATCCAAAACTAATTTTAGCCGATGAGCCAACCGGAAATCTCGATTCAAAAAATGGCCTGGAGGTAATGAACCTTTTAACCGAACTTAACCAGGAAGGAACAACCATAGTAATGGTAACGCACTCCTTACGCGATTCGGAATATGCACACCGCATAATCAACCTTTTCGACGGAATGGTGATTACCCAGGAAGTTAAAAAAGAACTCCGGGAAATACTTTTATAG
- a CDS encoding ABC transporter permease codes for MSTFKRNLKLGWRNILKNKFFSFLNIGGVAIGMAVTTLILFWVVDELNYDKYHKNLSQIYQVYEHQIYSDGQDLHTGCTPFPLSSELKSTYPEILNASTYTNLGGQPVKYENKEYKDIGLMLADKEFTNLFSFEITEGDANTLESPDQIMITQKVVDLFFDGKSPIGKVLTVYGNYKFTVGAVINCPEKNSSINFDILASIKVAEALGADLTRWGNNWPFTSLLLAEGTNTDNLESKITGLLKEKGQENTSLYLFPYSKMHLYNFSDKNNRIQYIYQFLAIALIIVLIASINFVNSSTASSETRRPEVGIRKVLGATKANLTNQFFYEKGLMIAISLVLGIILVLAFTPLFSQLADKKISLSLLGNKYLLLMLFVMVASILVLSVAYPSIYISSFAPARVLKKAPKGNGSRLSFRSMLVVLQFTLSIVLVICTIAVTTQLNFINNYDLGYNQDNLIYINLDEATQTKHEALSAEFKNISGVVNLTKADKLPFYGGNSSWGYDWQGKDPENKVLICIMRVDRNYFETLGIQLAEGRSFSSIYDNMKTENGNMTGEVILNQEALRRMKMLEPIGKTFGRNGQEKLPIVGVAKDFHFESLKNGIEPMLMVPLTQDPDVLILRVQPENFTKTLASITSKWNEIIPDTNCEIGFFDQRLERMYNSEKRISGLFSYFSFVAIFIACIGLFGLSVFAIERKRKEIGIRKVNGSKVTQILAMLNKDFIKWVVISFVLATPIAWYTMNRWLQNFAYKTTLDWWIFALAGVLATLIAILTVSFQSYKAAVRNPVEALRYE; via the coding sequence ATGTCAACATTTAAACGGAACCTAAAACTGGGTTGGAGAAATATTCTCAAAAATAAATTCTTTTCCTTTCTGAATATTGGAGGAGTTGCAATTGGAATGGCAGTCACCACGCTAATTCTGTTTTGGGTAGTCGACGAACTCAACTACGACAAATACCACAAAAACCTGAGCCAGATTTACCAGGTGTACGAACACCAGATTTATTCCGACGGTCAGGATCTGCATACCGGCTGTACTCCATTTCCTTTGTCATCCGAATTAAAATCGACGTATCCCGAAATTTTGAATGCGAGTACTTATACAAATTTAGGTGGTCAGCCGGTTAAATACGAAAACAAGGAGTACAAGGATATTGGTTTAATGCTTGCCGACAAGGAATTTACAAACCTGTTTTCGTTCGAAATTACCGAAGGAGATGCAAATACACTTGAATCACCCGATCAAATAATGATAACCCAAAAAGTTGTCGACCTTTTTTTTGACGGGAAATCACCAATTGGGAAAGTGTTAACCGTTTATGGCAATTATAAATTTACAGTAGGTGCTGTAATTAACTGCCCCGAAAAAAACTCGTCGATTAATTTCGACATACTTGCGTCGATTAAAGTAGCCGAAGCTTTGGGAGCCGATCTTACACGCTGGGGCAACAACTGGCCTTTCACAAGTTTGCTGCTTGCCGAAGGTACAAATACCGACAATCTGGAAAGCAAAATAACCGGTCTATTAAAAGAAAAAGGACAGGAAAATACATCACTTTATCTTTTCCCCTACTCCAAAATGCATTTGTATAACTTCTCCGATAAAAACAATCGGATTCAATACATCTACCAGTTTTTAGCCATTGCATTAATCATTGTATTAATTGCTTCCATCAACTTTGTAAACTCCTCTACAGCAAGTTCCGAAACACGGCGTCCCGAAGTTGGAATACGAAAGGTTTTGGGTGCAACAAAAGCCAATCTCACCAATCAATTTTTTTACGAGAAGGGACTGATGATTGCAATAAGTCTTGTGCTTGGTATAATTCTGGTTCTTGCCTTTACACCGTTGTTCAGTCAACTGGCCGATAAAAAAATTAGTCTGAGTTTACTCGGGAACAAATACCTGTTACTAATGCTATTTGTAATGGTAGCAAGCATTTTAGTATTATCGGTGGCTTATCCGTCTATTTATATTTCGTCGTTTGCACCGGCACGTGTCTTAAAAAAGGCACCAAAAGGAAACGGAAGTCGCCTGAGTTTTCGAAGCATGTTGGTTGTTCTTCAATTTACTCTTTCAATTGTTTTGGTAATTTGCACCATTGCCGTTACCACACAACTCAATTTTATAAACAATTACGACCTTGGCTACAACCAGGACAATCTGATATACATCAACCTGGACGAAGCAACGCAAACCAAACACGAAGCACTTTCAGCTGAATTTAAAAACATAAGTGGAGTAGTAAATTTAACCAAAGCCGACAAACTTCCGTTTTATGGAGGGAACTCATCGTGGGGTTACGACTGGCAAGGCAAAGATCCGGAAAACAAAGTGTTGATTTGTATTATGCGAGTGGATCGGAATTATTTTGAAACACTGGGAATTCAATTGGCCGAAGGAAGAAGCTTTTCATCGATTTATGATAACATGAAAACCGAAAACGGCAATATGACCGGCGAAGTAATTTTAAATCAGGAAGCACTGAGACGAATGAAAATGCTGGAACCGATAGGAAAAACGTTTGGAAGAAACGGACAGGAGAAACTACCTATTGTTGGAGTTGCAAAAGACTTTCATTTCGAAAGCCTTAAAAATGGCATCGAACCAATGTTAATGGTGCCTTTAACTCAGGATCCCGACGTACTGATTTTACGAGTACAACCTGAGAATTTCACAAAAACACTGGCTTCCATAACTTCAAAATGGAATGAAATAATACCAGATACCAATTGTGAAATTGGCTTTTTCGACCAACGACTGGAAAGAATGTACAATTCTGAAAAGCGGATATCCGGACTGTTTAGCTACTTTTCGTTTGTGGCTATTTTTATTGCCTGTATTGGTTTGTTCGGGCTATCGGTTTTTGCCATCGAACGCAAACGCAAAGAAATTGGAATACGGAAAGTAAATGGATCGAAGGTAACCCAGATTTTAGCCATGCTTAACAAAGACTTTATTAAATGGGTAGTAATATCGTTTGTTTTGGCAACTCCAATTGCCTGGTATACCATGAACCGCTGGCTTCAGAATTTTGCCTACAAAACCACACTCGACTGGTGGATTTTTGCACTGGCCGGAGTGCTTGCCACACTTATTGCCATACTTACGGTTTCATTTCAATCGTACAAAGCAGCTGTTCGCAATCCTGTCGAAGCACTTCGATACGAGTAG
- a CDS encoding peptidylprolyl isomerase, whose product MKIILRILFFSICTVLLWSCGSKQKPQIAQAEKRTVIEMLTNFGPIYLELYNETPQHRDNFIKIIEDGVLDSVLFHRVIQDFMIQGGDPDSKQAPDSVSLGEGGLNYRVFPEFHPNLFHKKGALAAARDNNPDRASSSTQFYIVQGKVFTDSMLTLAEQRINDWLAQDLVKKDSVNHELSEAFYLAMRNNDIENYTRLNDSIVALAKNYEFEHYTIPDEQRQVYKTLGGTPHLDQNYTVFGEVIQGLNVVDSIAAVETGDFDRPVKNVRILHIRVLE is encoded by the coding sequence ATGAAAATAATCCTGAGAATACTATTTTTTAGCATCTGCACTGTACTTCTGTGGAGTTGCGGATCAAAACAAAAACCTCAGATAGCCCAAGCTGAAAAGCGTACCGTTATTGAGATGCTGACTAATTTTGGTCCCATTTATCTGGAACTTTACAACGAAACACCGCAACACCGTGACAACTTTATTAAAATTATTGAAGATGGTGTTTTAGACAGCGTTTTATTTCACCGTGTTATTCAGGATTTTATGATACAGGGTGGCGATCCGGACAGCAAACAAGCACCCGACAGCGTTTCACTTGGAGAAGGTGGTTTAAACTACCGCGTATTCCCTGAATTTCATCCCAACCTTTTTCATAAAAAAGGGGCTTTGGCAGCTGCTCGCGATAACAATCCGGACCGGGCTTCAAGCAGTACGCAGTTTTACATTGTACAAGGAAAGGTATTTACCGACAGCATGTTAACACTTGCCGAACAAAGAATTAATGATTGGCTGGCACAGGATTTGGTTAAAAAAGATTCGGTAAATCATGAACTTTCAGAGGCTTTTTATCTCGCCATGAGAAACAATGACATTGAAAATTACACACGCTTAAACGATAGTATTGTTGCTTTGGCAAAAAACTACGAATTCGAACATTATACCATTCCTGACGAACAACGGCAAGTATATAAAACGCTGGGAGGCACTCCTCATCTCGATCAAAATTATACCGTTTTTGGCGAAGTAATTCAAGGATTAAATGTGGTTGATTCGATTGCTGCTGTTGAAACGGGGGATTTTGACCGGCCTGTAAAAAATGTCAGGATTTTACACATTCGGGTTTTGGAATAA
- a CDS encoding Crp/Fnr family transcriptional regulator, giving the protein MKQLADYIEQIIKLDDKAVQALYQLAETEHYSKNQHILEQGERCTKIWFLKTGMVRKYYLSDGKEITSWIHTENETFTSLQSYALSLPSTEYLQACEDTVAISITRQNSEKLIQFPQFVTFTNTLMEREFVNIDVHTKALHAADAKGKYEYLRKIAPETVKRAKLGHIASLLGISQETLSRIRKG; this is encoded by the coding sequence ATGAAACAACTGGCTGATTATATTGAGCAAATAATTAAACTTGACGACAAAGCTGTTCAGGCTTTGTACCAATTGGCTGAAACGGAACATTATTCAAAAAACCAGCACATTCTGGAACAAGGCGAACGCTGCACTAAAATCTGGTTTCTGAAAACAGGTATGGTACGTAAATATTATCTCAGCGACGGTAAAGAAATAACCTCCTGGATTCATACTGAAAATGAAACCTTTACCTCTTTGCAAAGCTATGCTCTATCACTTCCGTCAACCGAATATTTGCAGGCGTGCGAAGACACCGTTGCCATAAGTATCACCCGCCAAAACAGCGAGAAACTCATTCAGTTTCCACAATTTGTAACATTCACCAACACTTTAATGGAACGCGAATTTGTAAATATTGATGTGCATACCAAAGCATTGCACGCTGCCGATGCCAAAGGAAAATACGAGTATTTAAGAAAAATTGCACCTGAAACTGTGAAACGGGCAAAACTCGGGCACATTGCCTCCTTGCTTGGCATTTCGCAGGAAACATTAAGCCGGATAAGAAAAGGATAA
- a CDS encoding Crp/Fnr family transcriptional regulator: MPEQLKYLIQKHTELPDKDWDAIKSEFVQQNFRKEEAILEEGKTCRYFYFFESGLIRFYCNIDGADITKTFAIAPYCFTSRVSFRDQTPANEAIKALEDTVVWKITFEQYKKLEQVESWNRFMRKLIAEIQDFTENRMLVSKIYTAEENYQQLLKDYPAELMQKIPLKHMASFLGVAPQSLSRIRKKLHNNGRS; the protein is encoded by the coding sequence ATGCCTGAACAACTGAAATACCTGATACAAAAACACACCGAGCTTCCTGACAAAGATTGGGATGCAATAAAATCGGAGTTCGTTCAACAGAATTTCAGAAAAGAAGAGGCAATTCTGGAAGAAGGAAAAACTTGCAGGTACTTCTATTTTTTTGAAAGCGGACTTATTCGTTTTTATTGCAACATTGACGGTGCTGATATTACCAAAACATTTGCAATTGCCCCTTACTGTTTTACCTCACGAGTAAGCTTTCGGGATCAAACACCTGCCAATGAAGCCATTAAGGCACTGGAAGACACCGTGGTATGGAAAATCACCTTCGAGCAATACAAAAAACTTGAGCAAGTGGAATCGTGGAATCGTTTTATGCGAAAATTAATCGCTGAAATACAGGACTTCACAGAGAATCGTATGCTTGTATCAAAAATATATACTGCAGAAGAAAACTACCAACAGCTTTTAAAAGACTACCCTGCAGAATTAATGCAAAAAATTCCGCTCAAACACATGGCTTCGTTTTTGGGTGTTGCGCCTCAATCGCTTAGCCGCATTCGAAAAAAATTACACAACAACGGCAGAAGTTAA
- a CDS encoding alpha/beta hydrolase, giving the protein MASIKSRVLIGLMRNRHLFKGRLRKETMGPDVASVLKFREECEKGAKRFGKVPNTVRLKQERINHILSEWIIPENAPEDKLLFYVHGGGYVSGSCNDHRAIVAKITVKTGLTTLLYEYGLAPENPFPAAINDSVTVYQAVLAKGYKPENTIMMGESAGGGLCLALLLALKDKNIPLPKAAVAISPWTDLSCSGESYHSKNKVSLAPLNSWTVFSRYYAGNEDVKNPYISPLFGDLAGLPPIFIDAGEDDELFDDAKMYYEKANSSGVDITFQKGKKMIHCYPLLAPLFPEATGALNNILYFIQSKLAE; this is encoded by the coding sequence ATGGCAAGTATTAAAAGCAGAGTTTTAATTGGGTTAATGCGCAACCGACACCTTTTTAAAGGCCGGCTCAGAAAAGAAACAATGGGGCCCGATGTAGCGTCTGTTTTAAAGTTTAGAGAAGAATGTGAAAAAGGAGCAAAACGTTTTGGGAAAGTACCAAACACAGTAAGGCTAAAACAAGAGCGAATTAATCACATCTTATCGGAATGGATTATTCCCGAAAATGCGCCGGAAGATAAACTGTTGTTTTATGTTCATGGCGGTGGATATGTTTCCGGATCGTGTAACGATCATCGGGCAATAGTTGCAAAAATTACAGTAAAAACCGGGCTCACTACTTTGTTATACGAATACGGACTGGCTCCCGAAAATCCCTTTCCGGCTGCCATAAACGACTCGGTAACCGTGTATCAGGCAGTTCTAGCAAAAGGCTACAAACCCGAAAATACAATCATGATGGGCGAATCAGCCGGAGGAGGCCTTTGTCTGGCTTTGCTTCTCGCACTCAAAGACAAAAACATACCGTTGCCAAAAGCTGCCGTTGCCATTTCTCCCTGGACCGACCTGAGTTGCTCCGGCGAATCGTACCACAGCAAAAACAAAGTTTCGTTGGCGCCATTAAACAGCTGGACGGTTTTTAGCCGGTATTACGCCGGAAACGAGGATGTTAAAAACCCATACATCTCTCCTTTATTTGGCGACCTGGCAGGTTTACCTCCTATTTTCATCGATGCAGGCGAAGACGATGAGCTTTTTGACGATGCAAAAATGTACTACGAAAAAGCCAATTCAAGCGGTGTTGACATTACTTTTCAGAAAGGGAAAAAGATGATTCACTGTTATCCTCTGCTCGCTCCATTGTTTCCCGAAGCAACCGGGGCTTTGAACAACATCCTGTATTTTATTCAATCAAAACTTGCGGAATGA
- a CDS encoding leucine-rich repeat domain-containing protein, with amino-acid sequence MTIGELYNKLCASYSPENLNEISGKLILLYKTKNYTAIRGLVNKISKYVNIDEENDAKCFSKLIMLYHPDKGSSIHNQLQKLFELNDYEKLQNYSHIFLLADFDVRAASITIQSMEFDAEYIWDTDTEEGYSFTDEYGEESFEEPEDNAFERSFFNLLKIREYGRTNIELPTYYLQDFEDFEMAESGLESLDGIEYCIHTKILDVSNNLLTDISNLWELQLLEELYLANNQIGYIDTLSNLSNLRIIDLSGNQIDDISALYELEQLEYVNLLGNPVPLNQIRMLEKKACVVCFESKARYHF; translated from the coding sequence ATGACAATTGGCGAATTATACAATAAACTATGCGCTTCTTATTCGCCCGAGAATTTAAATGAAATTTCCGGCAAACTGATTCTACTTTACAAAACCAAAAATTACACAGCAATTCGGGGACTGGTCAATAAAATTTCGAAATACGTTAACATCGACGAAGAAAACGATGCAAAATGTTTCTCGAAACTCATAATGCTGTATCATCCCGATAAAGGCAGCTCCATTCACAACCAGTTGCAGAAACTATTTGAGCTTAACGATTATGAAAAGCTTCAAAACTATTCTCACATTTTTTTACTGGCAGACTTTGATGTAAGAGCAGCGAGCATTACCATCCAATCAATGGAGTTTGATGCTGAATACATTTGGGATACCGACACCGAAGAGGGTTATTCTTTTACAGATGAATACGGAGAAGAATCGTTTGAAGAACCCGAAGACAATGCATTTGAACGCTCATTTTTTAACCTTCTGAAAATAAGAGAATACGGGCGAACCAATATTGAACTGCCCACTTATTACCTACAAGATTTTGAGGACTTTGAAATGGCCGAATCGGGTCTTGAATCGCTGGATGGAATTGAATATTGTATTCACACAAAGATTCTCGATGTATCGAATAATTTACTCACCGACATCAGCAATTTATGGGAACTGCAGCTACTGGAAGAATTATATCTGGCAAACAACCAGATCGGATACATCGATACGCTAAGCAATCTTTCAAATCTTAGAATCATCGATTTATCGGGAAACCAAATTGATGACATTAGTGCCTTATACGAATTAGAACAACTGGAATATGTTAACCTACTTGGCAACCCGGTGCCTTTAAATCAAATTCGCATGTTGGAAAAAAAAGCTTGTGTCGTGTGTTTTGAATCGAAAGCCAGATACCATTTTTAG